The window GcctattattattaatgtagCTCTTAATATACCTGTAGCTGTTTTTTtcgattattaattaaataaatgtcacacaatgaaataaaacagaaCATACTGTTGATTTGTACCCACCTCAGAAAGTAAAACACCAAACCAGCTTGTGTTGTGGTTTCTTACGCAGTTGATTACTACAGTTGGTTACAACACAACTTGATGTTTCACTTATTAACCCAACGGTTTGATGCACAGACAAGAAAAAAATAGAGATATCTCTGGGACAGCTTTTTATAACACAACGTAATCGGATGCAACGTCTAGTTCTAACATTACCGTCGATTGAACCTTGTGTAACACGATAGTGTACTCATGCTCTCTCCTAGTACGAGTTTTAACACTAAAAAAACGCCTGGTCCTACACTATCTTTAATTTGCTTTATTACGggactaaacaaaaaataatatgaaaatgaaacagaatttaatactGGCTTCAGTCATTTAGGAAGAATGTCGTATGCGAGTATGCTAGTCGTTTCTCCATTAGTCTGCACACTGATAAAGTAATCAAATTAAATAGACAATTACAGAGGCTAGCCCTATGTCAGAAGTATATATCGAGACCAAAAAACAAAACCCTCATCATGCACAATCATTGGGCGTGGAATTTTATAATCTCAGATCACAGAATTCTTGGTGAGTCCATGTGCATGGGCTATCTTACATTTACTTTCCTGTTTTTATCTTTGTACTTCTTCGTTTAGGTTTATACTTCTGTCAACTAACAGTAAATATTCCAAATTCCCGATCTTGTTTAATCTGAAAATATGTAAAGGTCTATAATGTGTATGTAACGCAATTGATTAGAAATTCAGCAGAATATTCgagtatattatttcataataaacaaaacattttcgagTAAAACATTACCTCTTTCTTTTTCTTCTAAGTGCACCTCATGAGACTTTATTTCTGAGGtaaatgaaagtttttattgttgatcCCCTTAGATTtctggaaaacaaatttaaaccgcATGAGTGCATTATGTACGAGTTACTAAAACCTATTCACTAACTTATAAGCCAGGATGTTTGATTTAAAACCTTCTGTTAAATTGGACCCTCATTTAGTCAAGTCaactattaaaaatctttaattaaaacttttagaagtttttaagtgaagtaaattgtatgtattttttaactattaacattttaaatatgagaataaaacGACCACTTTTAATTCAAAATGGATACCATAAATAGAAGTAAATcttatttatagatttcaaaCATGTAACCAATAATTTAATACggcaataaactaaatataatgttgaattattcaataaaatataactcaatttttaattttttccggACGATTAAATAACCGCTGTTTGAAATCCGAAATAACAACCAAAAAATAGTGCTCATATAACAAAGTAGGTTAAAAGGATACGAAACCAtacatcaacatttaaaattgtattctcaaaaatttattgaaggggtcaaaattatattttactgtcaatgttaaacaatatgagaaataaatacaatctagTTTCTTAGATAAAATCAAACTTAACTAGATTTAATGGCTGAAACTAGTTAAATGGTCAACACATGCATACAATGGTTACTTTTATTCTATAATCTTCTATATTCTGAATAGGGAAACAAATTCTTCCCAATACGTGCTATAATAAAGTGTGCAGCAGTTTTTTCAGTGAAACAGTGTTATTTCCCGAATTTAAAACTGCCTAAAAGCCTTCATAGGACAATCAACACGTTGAATTTAACTTCAAGTAATTAATTCAATGACGTGAAGCAGGCCAAGCACACATCGATAAAATTCGTTTTTATCAGGCTAACACATCggtgtatgttttaaaatgtggCAAGTTCTATGAGATATGTTTTTTACCATATCTCACAATATAAGTTCTGGAATTGCAAGCaacatacaaaacatatttcaaaacataTGTACAATAGGTCTGCACGTGAGATGgaatgtttatagatttattactaactaatatttacaaactcCAAGATAGCTGTCAAGTCATAATTATTAGTACTTACGTTTACATCCACATCATATGtggtcaaatttgtatttttatttacagaataactATCTAATGGTGTCAATTTGAGACTAGTCAGTGCTTTCAGATGAACGTTTATGTCATTTAATCCCTTAATGCGATCCTCGAATGGCGCATCCTCTTGAAGGGTTTCCAAATTAGAATTCTGTTCAGTTAATTGTGATTTCTCTTCATTCACTGACATGTCACATCTGCCAGGGATGATTGGCTCTGGCACTTCCCATGTTGAGGGGTCTTTTAGAGCGGTAGGTTTGAAAATGACAGACTGACGTGTCATCTTCTATGATGAATCGGAATAATCAGAAGACTGTATTACCGTGAATACAGTATCCGATTGTCGCAGGCGATTCTTCACCTGAAAACAACCAATattcaataactttattttcacCTTTTAAATAAAGATGCATGAATATCTGCGCTTTGGTTGCGGTGAACTCGTATTTATTACTCTGATTTAGGGTCGGGAAGTGGCATGTTCCACTTATTGTTGActtcaaaaattttcttttttaataaagtataacttatttaaatatatgtgttcttgataaatatttctaacagaactctatttttttatataaatgtgatATTCCCTCCAGCAATCTTTCATTTAAACACAAtcatatccttatcttcaacaGATTTTCTTTGGGCTTTATCCATAACTAAAATCTGTTTCAAATGCCTACCATTACACGGAGAATgatcaaaacatgttttttctgTATTCGTAAAAATTATCTTAAGGGACTGTgaccaaatttttgtttaaacataaaaaagttttccaaCCGAATTCTGATTGAACAATCTTAATGTAACCTTTGTTTAAACGTTAACTTCATCTAGCACGCATTTCGTACTAACATGGTTACCGCAGTGGACACCACTTTGTAAGTACTACAAATGTCTGTAAGTTACCTGCAATTAAGTATAAAGGAGAACTAATAGTATTTAGATAAATTCTTAAGTAaggatttatcaaataaatggaacataaataattattgattaccATGAGATGTATAGTAATGCAAAGCACATatgaaacacatttaaaacatttggagAAACAAAAGAAgcaatgcaatttatatttttgtattagcataaaataaaaaaattcaaatatgtgTATTGCAGACAGTGCCATCGttcataaaagtataattttcatattttatccaataagtataatataaataccaGAGCACATTACCTTGACTAACTCATCTACCATTCAACACGCTTAAGACTGTACCTAAAATAACTGGTAGTGGCCTGAATTTAAACTACAagaatgaatataatttaagtgaataatacaattattaatacaaaggttgaatcaatatgaatttaactattattaatggTAACTTATCAGTCGTAAATTTTCAGTATTTCTAAAACTAAGGATggattattattctataaatatacatttattgctGCGATAAATATTAACTTACTGCAAAGAAGCAATCTGTTTGACGAGTACAAAATAGaacagtattttaatagtttttttccagACGATGTTAGTGCTACAGCAAGTATAACCAAGCCCATGGAAACTTCCAATGAGCAGGTTTTTCAAGGGTAATGTGCAAAGGACAGAAGCTTATTAACACCGGATAAGTGTATCGTGGTGGAGAAGGACAGagacaatttataatataatctctGCAGAAGAGGCTAAGAACAAGTTAGGTGTCGGTGAGCTCCGCCACATTCTTATCGCTATGACCTTCTCAAGGACGGCCGCGTGCTGGACAATAGATTTTCCGTTTGTCTCCAAGAAACTCTTCATTATGTTTAGTCATAttatttgaaacttctattttATCTTGATTCAATACAAAAGTGTTAACAAACTTAACACATAAAATGAAACAACACTGAAAcagatatatgtatttatatttttattcttgtggctttatttgaaaattttttaatagtgCTAGAGTAAATCTAAAGCCTCTTGGGAGTTATTAATTAGGCAGAAAGAAAAAAGgtgttatatatgttataacagctttgaaacaaataacactaCTTCAAATGATAACCAAATATGTACTTAATCAATAGCAAATTTTTTTACCTGCATGATGAAACAATTAACCCAACACTTGTAGTAACatttaagtttacatttactcGTATGTTATCTAATAATTAACGAGCCCATTTTATTATCTGTTTAAAAGACAAATGATAGATCAActgttttaaaccaaaaatagACGGCCCTACACtcataaagattttatttccaaAGGTCGtgactttttaactttttttaattgaatctgtATTTCTGGACGAACTAAAGGAGGCTGTCGTCATAACATCCAatgtttaaaagtgaaaaaagGAAGTAGTGTGGATTACTTACTTTCTTGGCTATTAAATATGCTGGCATATATCCTTACTTTCGATATTTCTGTGATacgaatatattataaaatgtgcaATTTTTCTTCAAAACCCAATTAAATTCCTTTCTGGTTGTGTAAAATAAGGTAATATGGTGTGCAATGGTATTGTATGCGATCCTCCTGTTCTGTACATTCAGttatgtactttaaatttttgtttatataattgaaCTTTCTCTGTTGATAAGTTTGAACTGGGAAATTTCACGGCcatatactgatttttttttaattttttacgattgCTTAAccttatttttttggtttttaaaacataaataaaatgccAGATTTTCAGAACTCGAAAATTAACATTCTGTTTCGTAACATTCAGGTATAACGATTACAAATGTCCGAAACCTTGCTATCCTTTTCAATAGTAACAAAAGAGAAGGCACTTTTAACAAGTGTCTAGGCTTTTTGAAAGTGCCCTTTAGGCTTCTTAATTCTATTTTTGCTTGGTAAAACAAGACACCcttaacttttaatttcaactataaaaattgttttagtaatagcattatattttaaataaaaacattgtatactTATGacgtttgtaaataaattaaattgtgaatctTCAAACCTCTTCTTCAGCTCTAATAAAAGCACATACCTTTATGTTCATATAAATTTACCTACATGTCATATCCTTTTTGGTAGAATTAACGCAGATTTATAATATTAGACATAATACACCAaccaaaattgttgaaaaaaagcCTGATAAAAATGAAACCAAACAATAACGGTCAGGAATGTTAAATACTACTTACAGTTATACGTGCTCATGTGATAGAAGATGCAAGCCCATTCTAAATGTGAGAGTTACAGAATACAAGTCAATACCAGAAAATGGATACTGGAAAAGTTTAACATTACTCAACATTGCTGCCTGAAAATCATGGCATAAAGTGTTATGAATTTAAACAGTTAAGGGCATTTTAAACGTAAACCAATGGGATCTTCATACATAACATTAAGCAGAACAACTGCTACGTCAATGTATGTTTAAGTTAAGCCACTttgattacaattattaaaaagtaattaaccatgctttttaacaaattgtaacaATTACTTTAACCCATATAGTTCAAACTCACATTATGACTATGGGATTAAGAAGAAATATAAGGCCATAGATGACTACCTCTTTTGCCTTCCCCGCACaatcctgtttatttattttttttatttttttatttgatgcaCCATCACGCTACATTACGGTATATCtcgttattacattttttacatactcCTCTCACCTTCTCTGATATGTGTAGTATGCGTTTAGCTTTCAGGTTTATGCTTTGTTCTTGGCAAATAACTTGCTCTGTTGTCAAGATAGACTATGGCAAGGCCATCATCACTTTTGATTTTTTGCATTTATTGAGCTTGGTTGTCAGGCTTTTAGACACTTGAAGAATGGGATGGATTCCAGTCCTCGAAGTGTTGGgttctatttttgtaatgtacATCATAAGGATGGTGTATAGCCGAAAATTAATCCTTTTACATCATCCATCGGtaacaatcaatatttatatattttcactttATCAGCTATATTCTCACTCTGTTATCACTATGTTTTCACCAACTCACTTTCACGGTGCTGTagtgtaatttttcaaaatatacattcaGCAGTTATAGATTTAATTTACCACATAAAACGTATTAACCATGAGTTACAAGAGTCTCAGTGATAAGAAAACCACTGACAAATGAAAAGAAGGATATGTTTCCTGTTCACGGAATTAGTTCAAGGACAGAGACGATTTATTCTGTTCAAATATCCATCTTGAGGGTTATGGAATTATTCCGAGATTGTCCCTTTTTATTGTAGAACAGAACTTTCGCTTTTTCCTTGCGAAGTACAATCACCATTTTTGTTTcagctataatttaaaattattacggTTTAAGTCAGTACGTCGGTAACGCAAAAGCGATCAATTTTggataataaactatttttcaatttccattttagcataaatattataattaggttTAATATAAGCAGAGAAGTGAAATTTCCaagaaaaggttttattttagaGTATGAAATTATACACTCAAAAAGATAAATTTCAGTAAGATAACTAATAATGGACCTTAAAACCGAATACTACAAAGACCttagaaaattgaattaaaaattcctACTAACGTAACACCTCATTTACGATAGTAACACCTCgtattagtaaataaatcaatcaaatcCAACATAAACATATAGGGGCTGGATTATCTCTGAATAAAAATCACCACTACTGTTAGAGCTTCCTATATAGCATGAATAAGGCATTCGAATGATACCTGTTAATGTCCGATCAACTTATCCAAAAACATTTAACAGCGAAATACGTTTCTAATGTATTATCTGATTGTGTAGGAATCGATTCAACCTTTAGACATTACAAGACCCGTCATTGAAAACATAAGACATGAAGATGttatgaacattatttatttattgcaccTAAGAATTAATTTCTCTTTATcgaagttaaaatttcaaaataaacagaGCATCGGCTAAAGGCTTATATGCCTCCAATCCACTTTTTTCCATTTTGTTATTGACGGCAACATCTAGAGAGTAACCATTGTCACTTGTAGTGGCAAATTCACACACGGTGAACTTTGAGAAGATTGGACTGAGAGAAAACTTAAACTGAAAACCGAATGACAGTTCgaaatcattaaattatatgACACCACTGTGTATGTCTAGTCTATAAAACTCAAAGTCGTTCTGGCACAGTCTATATTGGAGGAAAGTGGCTACTAAATGCAGTACGCTGCTAGTGAAAACACACCTTCctcaattttcttttaaatagaaTACTCACATACCTTTAAAATACTAAAGATCTACTGAGTTAGTTATTTTATAACCGATCTTATAAAATTACATTCCgaaagtataatttgttttttcaccaatctttttttcaaaaataaggaGCCACGAAAACTTAAATTTGCGAGATTTAATCTGTTTGTATATTACGAACGTAGTAATACCAGTACTTATAATACATTCTCCACaaaatagatagatagataggGAAACGGAAAGATTAAACTAAAGGAAGTAGTTCCTAACACGCCATGTAATCATTTCATAGTGCATTAATTCTTGATACAATGTTTcataagacaaatatttaatccAGTAGGAgctaaattggtttttattgatttataaataaaacaaagaacatATTACGTTAAAGTGATAACAGTCGGGTTATCAGTTGAACTTTAAACCGACCAGGTCAAGACAAATCTAGTTAGTCTGATACGATTGGTGCATATTCTgcaactaaaattttataaagcagTTATACGTATTTATAAGAGAACAGTCAcgacattttaatttacaacgtGATCTAGATGAACCTGTTTGTGGTCTGACAtgataaaattagtttaacaTGACATTAtgtcaacaatacattttaaaaatactccATATCCCTTTATCGTTGTTAATGGTATTTGTTATACGGTAAACACTAAAGTGAATAACGGCAAAAGAATTTTCATTTAGGGTAAAAGCATTGGAcagaataaaacagaaaataacagtttacaaacttaattttttattgcctAGATGAATTTTGTAGCACGAGTATATAAATAAAGTCTTATATAAACCGATAGATATCAAAAGGCACTGACGTCCACCAACCATGTATTTAACTTGTGAAGCGTGGTATGCCTCAGGGGTCCATGTTGGGTACATCTCTCCATATTTGTTTGAAGATGTCTTTGGGCTTGTTTGTAAAGTTATAACGATAAAGTTAGTTCATCATGAAAGATCATGAaaagatacatatttatttgCATACGATtgttatacattgtaatattctGTGGGGTAACTCATGGGATGTCCTCAAGATCTTTAGTCTTCAGAAAATGATAATTAGAGTAATTTGTGGTGTAGCAGCTCTGACTCACTGACTCTGATTCCCCTTTAGTTGTCTAAAATTTTATGTatcttttattacaaatgttatctACTGTACTAgaattgtatttcttatttctaAACATTGCATTGTATGTTTGCAATAAGTAAATGTTCTGATTCCGGTGTAATAATGCTAAAACTTTAATTGGATCAAGATATGGattactctattattaatacgtACTCAAGATGGTTTCGAATTTATTGGGAATATAAGCAGAGCTTGTTAAATGTTGGGTTAAAATGAAACCAGTGAGGCCAGATAAGTAATGTATCATTACTAGTCTCATTGGTATGCTAgagtatttttatcatatattgttAACTTCATATTCAGttcagtaatttaattataatgtaaatataccaTATTGTGCAGCAATTTATGAAACACTTATTAAACTTTGTTTGAGACAGAAAGTTTGTTAACAAAAGAACTATCATTGTCTTGAACTTCCTTGTTTAAAGTTCACTGAATAAATTCACGTCTATCGCCTTCACATAAAACtgtctttctttttatttaaaattccataaacACCTACTATATTCTTTCTggattcaataattaattattttatataccaatTTACTTCTCAAAAAATAAGTACTCTAGTTTTACTTGAATGGGTCCAATTTCGAACC of the Homalodisca vitripennis isolate AUS2020 chromosome X, UT_GWSS_2.1, whole genome shotgun sequence genome contains:
- the LOC124369000 gene encoding uncharacterized protein LOC124369000; this translates as MTRQSVIFKPTALKDPSTWEVPEPIIPGRCDMSVNEEKSQLTEQNSNLETLQEDAPFEDRIKGLNDINVHLKALTSLKLTPLDSYSVNKNTNLTTYDVDVNKSKGINNKNFHLPQK